A single window of Fervidicoccus fontis Kam940 DNA harbors:
- the albA gene encoding DNA-binding protein Alba yields MATQGTTPSNVILVGKKPVMNYVMAVLALLNQGVDEVIVKARGRAISKAVDAVEIIRNKLLAEKVEVKDIKIGSQVVQGQDRTSRVSTIEITLKLGRK; encoded by the coding sequence ATGGCAACCCAAGGAACTACCCCAAGTAATGTAATATTAGTTGGTAAAAAACCAGTTATGAACTACGTAATGGCTGTATTAGCCCTCCTCAACCAAGGCGTTGACGAGGTAATAGTAAAAGCAAGAGGGAGGGCTATTAGCAAAGCTGTAGACGCTGTAGAAATAATAAGAAATAAACTACTAGCAGAAAAAGTAGAAGTAAAAGACATAAAAATAGGAAGCCAAGTAGTTCAAGGACAGGATAGAACAAGCAGAGTCAGCACAATAGAAATTACATTAAAACTAGGAAGAAAATAA
- a CDS encoding sodium:calcium antiporter gives MINGSSVWTIAETSIGVLVSIYAGMLVEQLVDWISWRFKKSSIGISMILAPIFTSAPELAILLIALFEGKYRIFWGSIVSQPFMASTIVYPVIVIAAFLGYYLGKRSSRILHVDRSVAIPLLIFTLPLLPIIFLHPEKYGLLGRIYGVALLLIYFVYAKKSLKTSEVEVERRNLSLKNSILQVFVSIVLLYVGGELIVNGIFSLGQEYGLDQSALSVIITPLAGIIPEFIVGLIFVIKGRDSEGISVIIGEKALFGTFYPAIALILNIYELSYSSVSALAIALIISPIEAIAIYFGYFGVTAPIGLAGYIWYVIDVLF, from the coding sequence TTGATTAACGGAAGCTCAGTTTGGACGATTGCAGAGACGAGCATAGGAGTCCTAGTTTCTATATATGCAGGCATGCTTGTAGAACAACTTGTAGACTGGATCAGCTGGAGGTTTAAGAAGTCATCTATAGGAATATCAATGATATTGGCTCCCATATTTACTTCTGCACCTGAGCTTGCTATTCTCCTCATCGCTTTATTTGAGGGAAAGTATAGAATTTTTTGGGGATCGATAGTTTCCCAGCCATTTATGGCCAGCACGATTGTATATCCGGTAATTGTCATCGCTGCTTTTTTAGGATACTATTTGGGAAAGAGAAGTAGCAGAATCTTGCATGTGGACAGAAGCGTCGCAATCCCTTTATTAATATTTACACTTCCTCTGCTTCCAATAATTTTTCTCCATCCTGAAAAATATGGATTGTTAGGGAGAATTTACGGTGTAGCTCTTCTTTTAATTTATTTCGTCTATGCTAAAAAATCTCTTAAGACGAGTGAAGTGGAAGTCGAGAGAAGGAATCTCTCTTTGAAGAATTCCATACTGCAGGTATTTGTGTCAATAGTGCTTTTGTATGTGGGTGGTGAGCTCATAGTAAATGGAATTTTTTCTTTGGGGCAGGAATATGGATTAGATCAGAGTGCGCTTTCAGTGATCATTACACCGTTAGCTGGGATTATCCCAGAATTTATAGTAGGGCTTATTTTTGTAATTAAAGGAAGGGATAGCGAAGGGATTAGCGTGATAATCGGCGAAAAAGCATTATTCGGAACCTTTTATCCAGCTATAGCACTTATTTTGAATATATATGAATTATCTTATTCATCCGTATCAGCTTTGGCAATCGCGCTGATTATTTCTCCAATAGAAGCTATAGCTATTTATTTTGGCTATTTTGGAGTTACTGCTCCAATAGGACTAGCGGGATATATTTGGTACGTGATTGATGTCCTTTTTTAG
- a CDS encoding Glu/Leu/Phe/Val family dehydrogenase encodes MVMNLSKYFEWELGVLKEAVNLAGLPSEVFDYLSKPDRIIQVKIPLRLDNGKLVVFEGYRVQHNNALGPYKGGIRYHPEVTLETDMALALGMTLKNSLAGIPYGGGKGAVKVDPSKLSMRELEALSRTYVRGIYKLIGPEEDIPAPDVNTNPQIMAWMVDEYSKLTGKNVPAVFTAKPPELWGNPVRIYSTGYGVAVMAKEAADLWMGGLKDKKVAVHGFGNVGSYAAYWISKFGAKVIAISNAYGSVYDPEGIDVELALKSPEILKDVRNYPRGQKSNDPDTILYTDVDILLPCSLENVITAEKAKNIKAKLIVEGANGPTTPDAEKILYSRKDFVAVIPDILANAGGVIMSYLEWVENLQWYFWDEEETRQKLSSIMSNNFNRTNIYWNKLRERHPERLVTMRDAAFALAVERVYTAMKLRGWI; translated from the coding sequence ATGGTGATGAATTTGTCAAAATATTTTGAATGGGAATTAGGAGTTTTAAAAGAAGCAGTAAACCTTGCTGGATTACCTAGCGAGGTTTTTGACTACCTAAGCAAGCCAGATAGAATTATTCAAGTTAAGATTCCATTAAGACTTGACAATGGCAAACTAGTCGTATTTGAGGGTTATAGAGTCCAACACAACAATGCGCTTGGACCTTATAAAGGAGGAATAAGATATCATCCAGAAGTTACATTGGAGACCGACATGGCGCTAGCTCTTGGCATGACACTTAAGAACTCTCTTGCGGGAATTCCTTATGGAGGAGGCAAAGGCGCAGTAAAGGTTGATCCTTCTAAGCTCAGCATGAGGGAGCTTGAAGCTTTAAGCAGAACGTATGTTAGAGGGATTTACAAATTAATCGGTCCAGAAGAGGATATACCAGCACCTGACGTTAATACTAATCCACAGATAATGGCTTGGATGGTAGATGAATATAGCAAATTAACTGGAAAGAACGTGCCAGCTGTATTTACTGCAAAACCGCCAGAGCTTTGGGGCAACCCCGTGAGAATTTATTCTACTGGATATGGAGTTGCTGTTATGGCAAAAGAAGCGGCAGACCTATGGATGGGAGGATTAAAAGACAAGAAAGTTGCAGTGCATGGCTTCGGAAATGTTGGTAGCTATGCAGCCTACTGGATTTCAAAGTTCGGAGCAAAAGTTATAGCTATTAGTAATGCATATGGAAGCGTATATGACCCAGAGGGAATTGATGTGGAACTCGCTTTAAAATCTCCAGAGATCTTAAAAGATGTAAGAAACTATCCAAGAGGTCAAAAATCCAACGATCCTGATACAATACTATATACAGATGTTGACATATTGCTTCCATGTAGCTTAGAAAATGTTATAACGGCCGAAAAAGCTAAGAACATAAAAGCTAAACTTATCGTCGAAGGTGCAAACGGTCCAACAACTCCTGATGCAGAAAAGATTCTCTATTCAAGAAAGGATTTCGTTGCAGTAATTCCAGACATTCTTGCAAATGCAGGAGGAGTAATAATGTCTTACCTCGAGTGGGTGGAGAACTTGCAGTGGTACTTCTGGGATGAGGAAGAAACTAGGCAGAAACTTAGCTCAATAATGAGCAACAACTTCAATAGGACTAACATATACTGGAATAAACTAAGAGAGAGACATCCAGAGAGATTAGTTACTATGAGAGATGCAGCATTCGCTCTTGCGGTAGAAAGAGTTTACACTGCAATGAAGCTCAGAGGATGGATCTAA
- a CDS encoding methyltransferase domain-containing protein — translation MKRVRLFLSDVRRKLLYIYLSLIYRIYPASPKFEEYRIAKNEAELNNCRKILDIGCGKGNFGKILDNFEMYIGVDVLNIFDKDDKREYIRSSMDSLPFREGFFFDCSFFINSIFYSNSWKNSLTEAKKYSKKIVLIDIDKTYPHIFFLDLLEGRIRKRPSDIVKELPQGVKVVMQKSGETFMILIENLNTDYRDN, via the coding sequence TTGAAAAGGGTAAGACTTTTTCTATCTGATGTTAGAAGAAAGCTTCTCTATATTTACCTCTCTCTGATTTACAGAATATATCCTGCTAGCCCAAAATTTGAAGAATACAGAATAGCAAAAAATGAAGCAGAGCTGAACAATTGTCGTAAGATTCTCGATATCGGTTGCGGTAAAGGAAATTTTGGTAAAATACTAGACAACTTTGAAATGTATATTGGAGTTGATGTTTTGAACATTTTTGATAAAGATGATAAAAGAGAATATATAAGATCCTCCATGGATAGCCTACCATTTCGCGAGGGATTCTTTTTTGACTGTTCTTTTTTCATAAACTCTATTTTCTACTCAAATTCTTGGAAAAACTCACTTACTGAAGCAAAAAAATACAGCAAAAAAATTGTGCTGATTGACATAGACAAGACATATCCACACATATTCTTTCTTGACCTGTTAGAGGGAAGAATAAGGAAAAGACCTAGCGATATAGTAAAAGAGCTTCCACAAGGGGTTAAAGTCGTAATGCAAAAAAGTGGAGAAACATTTATGATCCTTATAGAAAACTTAAACACTGATTATCGTGACAATTAG
- a CDS encoding glutaredoxin family protein, translating to MEEKRKLVVYGLKGCSPCERAFLFLKKAGIEFEYVEISNCDDANIEEVLFYEDGEALLPLILDKKTESILIGCPKSYERFIEELRKSIKIYAINDKQKT from the coding sequence ATGGAAGAAAAGAGAAAGCTTGTTGTTTACGGTTTAAAAGGCTGCAGTCCTTGTGAAAGAGCTTTTTTATTTCTCAAAAAAGCAGGAATAGAGTTTGAGTATGTAGAAATTAGCAATTGTGATGATGCTAATATTGAGGAGGTTCTCTTTTATGAGGACGGAGAGGCTCTTCTTCCATTAATATTAGATAAAAAAACCGAATCGATCTTGATCGGATGCCCTAAAAGCTATGAAAGATTTATTGAAGAGCTTAGAAAGAGTATAAAAATATATGCTATTAATGATAAACAAAAAACATAG
- a CDS encoding NAD+ synthase produces the protein MSDDFAFLEKMDYIKVDGAISSCIKNYLERSNASGYVIGLSGGLDSTVTLYMLVRSVGREKVFGLIMPEIESNLEDINDAIYIAEKLGIKYSVLDITNVVRSALDLFGESYETADKKAKGNLKARARMMILYYFANKNNYLVAATSDKSEYLLGYFTKWGDGAGDIYPIANLYKTQVRQLALYLGVPEKISYKPSSPGLWPGQKATDELKYDYSILDKIIFLLVEKQETVENVSKMLNIEKSDVENIWNTILKNSHKRIPLNSCTVSGVRE, from the coding sequence ATGTCAGATGACTTTGCATTTTTGGAAAAAATGGATTACATAAAAGTGGATGGGGCAATCAGTTCTTGCATAAAAAATTATTTAGAAAGAAGCAATGCTTCTGGATATGTAATCGGATTGAGCGGCGGACTAGATTCAACTGTCACATTATATATGCTTGTAAGATCCGTAGGGAGAGAAAAGGTTTTTGGTCTAATAATGCCAGAAATTGAAAGCAATTTGGAAGATATCAATGATGCTATTTACATTGCTGAAAAATTAGGAATAAAATATAGCGTTTTAGATATAACCAATGTGGTAAGATCTGCTCTTGATCTCTTTGGAGAAAGTTACGAAACGGCTGATAAGAAAGCTAAAGGTAATTTAAAGGCAAGAGCCAGAATGATGATCCTCTATTATTTTGCAAACAAAAACAATTACTTAGTTGCTGCAACTAGCGATAAAAGCGAATATCTTCTCGGGTATTTTACGAAGTGGGGTGACGGAGCTGGAGACATTTATCCCATCGCAAATCTTTATAAAACACAAGTTAGGCAACTTGCTCTTTACCTCGGGGTGCCGGAAAAAATCTCTTATAAGCCGAGTAGCCCTGGACTATGGCCTGGGCAGAAAGCTACTGATGAGTTAAAATATGACTATTCAATTCTGGACAAAATAATTTTTCTATTGGTAGAGAAGCAGGAGACTGTAGAAAACGTAAGCAAAATGCTGAACATTGAAAAATCTGATGTAGAAAATATTTGGAATACAATTTTAAAGAACTCTCATAAGAGAATACCACTTAATTCTTGCACCGTATCAGGTGTTAGAGAATGA
- a CDS encoding TatD family hydrolase, protein MNEEKLIFSDSHAHNNPIKGIGAKKIAEKFRENNGWFIAFLNNPAWDYSDSYIFDVDEYLKLVNLHMRDCKSATETGLKVKCFAGIHPAEIDKLAEYGLPTLKVRDFALKTIEKIFDMCKEGLLDGIGEIGRQHYKIRMDVAVITQEILESSFTFAKDYGCKIQLHLENIKGFTVENIASLAYKTGLKSDQFLIHHATSSIVEEAKNRRVWTTYPGIIEGLKSLFTTIRNPEYVLIESDYVDSKKEGGRITYPWNLPDIQLSLLEKGDVSKYFLEKINIDNVESFFDVKY, encoded by the coding sequence ATGAATGAGGAAAAACTCATTTTTTCAGATTCTCATGCTCACAACAATCCTATAAAGGGAATAGGAGCGAAGAAGATCGCGGAAAAGTTCAGGGAAAATAACGGATGGTTTATAGCATTTTTAAATAATCCGGCTTGGGATTACTCTGATTCTTATATTTTTGATGTTGACGAGTATCTTAAGCTGGTCAACCTTCATATGAGAGATTGCAAATCCGCAACTGAAACTGGTTTGAAGGTAAAATGTTTCGCCGGGATCCACCCAGCAGAAATTGACAAGCTTGCAGAGTATGGGCTCCCTACATTAAAGGTGAGAGATTTCGCATTAAAAACAATCGAGAAAATTTTCGATATGTGCAAAGAAGGGTTATTGGATGGAATCGGGGAAATTGGAAGGCAACACTACAAGATCAGGATGGACGTTGCTGTTATAACTCAGGAAATTTTGGAGAGCTCCTTTACGTTCGCAAAAGACTATGGATGCAAGATTCAACTGCATTTGGAAAACATAAAGGGATTTACCGTAGAAAATATCGCTTCTTTAGCATACAAAACCGGTTTAAAAAGTGACCAGTTCTTGATACATCATGCTACCTCAAGCATTGTTGAAGAAGCAAAAAACAGGAGGGTATGGACGACTTATCCGGGAATCATAGAGGGCTTGAAATCCCTTTTTACTACAATAAGAAACCCTGAATATGTACTTATTGAAAGTGACTACGTAGACTCTAAGAAAGAGGGAGGGAGGATCACATATCCTTGGAATCTTCCAGACATCCAGCTATCTCTCCTGGAAAAAGGAGACGTAAGCAAATATTTCTTAGAAAAAATTAATATTGATAATGTTGAAAGTTTTTTTGATGTAAAATATTAG
- a CDS encoding acetate--CoA ligase family protein translates to MSNNNNDNLIIEKLFKPKSIAVVGASRNLEKIGGVILSNLVKNKFNGKIYAVNPSAKEILGVPSYPSLLDIPDEVEHIVVAIPAEKVPEIIEEAGKKGVKVATIIASGFKEVGRADLEEKVVNIAKKYGIRILGPNVFGVVYTPMNLNATFGAEHIHKGKIAFLTQSGALGIALMHWTSMEKIGLSSIVSMGNMTDIDAIDLAKFFEKDENTKVIGLYLEGLGTGKGHEFIEVFSEITKKKPVIALKAGRSERGTRAVASHTGSLAGSDAVYDSALKQAGVLRASDVEQLFNWAKMMAFSESFEINGKGFVIITNGGGMGVMATDASEFNGLPLLEVPEELKKEFRKTMPWFGSPNNPVDLTGQSNVQNYIEAIKVALESELVSGITVMYGEVAFLDPVELANGIAKTLKEYNKSRKPVNVVMLGGEKTKMGTEILEENGVPVYPIPEKAISSMAALYKYSKIIGKANLKI, encoded by the coding sequence ATGTCAAATAATAATAACGATAATTTGATAATCGAAAAACTGTTTAAGCCAAAATCTATAGCAGTAGTCGGAGCTAGTAGGAATTTGGAGAAAATAGGAGGAGTTATTCTGTCAAATTTAGTGAAAAATAAATTCAATGGAAAAATATATGCTGTCAACCCTTCAGCTAAGGAAATATTGGGAGTTCCATCTTACCCATCTCTCTTGGATATACCTGATGAGGTAGAACATATAGTTGTCGCCATACCTGCAGAGAAAGTGCCAGAGATTATAGAAGAAGCTGGGAAAAAAGGAGTAAAGGTAGCAACAATTATAGCATCTGGATTTAAGGAAGTAGGAAGGGCTGACTTAGAAGAAAAAGTCGTTAATATTGCGAAAAAGTACGGAATAAGAATTTTAGGTCCTAACGTTTTCGGTGTAGTTTATACTCCTATGAACCTTAATGCAACATTCGGCGCCGAGCATATTCATAAGGGAAAAATTGCGTTTTTGACGCAGAGTGGAGCTTTAGGAATAGCTTTAATGCATTGGACTTCAATGGAAAAGATCGGCCTATCTTCTATAGTGAGTATGGGGAACATGACAGATATAGATGCAATTGATCTGGCGAAGTTCTTTGAGAAAGACGAGAACACAAAGGTTATAGGTCTTTACCTTGAAGGATTGGGAACTGGGAAGGGACATGAGTTTATAGAAGTATTCAGCGAGATTACAAAGAAAAAGCCTGTTATTGCGCTGAAGGCAGGAAGATCGGAGAGGGGAACGAGAGCAGTTGCGAGCCATACAGGAAGTTTAGCAGGAAGCGATGCTGTTTATGATTCAGCATTAAAGCAAGCGGGTGTGCTTAGAGCAAGCGATGTAGAGCAGCTTTTCAATTGGGCAAAGATGATGGCATTTTCGGAGAGCTTTGAAATTAACGGAAAGGGTTTTGTCATTATTACCAATGGAGGAGGGATGGGAGTAATGGCTACCGATGCTTCAGAGTTTAATGGTCTACCGCTCTTGGAAGTTCCTGAAGAGCTGAAGAAAGAATTTAGAAAGACCATGCCATGGTTCGGATCTCCTAACAATCCGGTAGATTTAACTGGACAGTCAAATGTCCAGAACTACATAGAGGCTATAAAGGTCGCTCTAGAAAGCGAATTAGTTTCAGGAATTACAGTCATGTACGGCGAAGTTGCATTTCTCGATCCAGTTGAATTGGCAAACGGCATAGCGAAGACATTGAAGGAATACAATAAGAGCAGGAAGCCTGTAAACGTTGTGATGCTAGGGGGAGAAAAGACAAAGATGGGAACAGAGATCCTTGAGGAAAACGGCGTTCCAGTATATCCAATACCAGAAAAGGCAATAAGCTCGATGGCAGCATTGTATAAGTATTCAAAAATTATAGGGAAGGCTAATCTGAAAATCTAA